A stretch of the Bacillus anthracis str. Vollum genome encodes the following:
- a CDS encoding SH3 domain-containing protein — translation MNMKATALTATTVAIASLLPSMGETNVQTANAEQLSNVKTGYVKVHQVALHTKDNANSSSIDTIRFNTKVNILETTNGWYKVSVNNKVGYVQKDSILLKNKLQSNNQYIVNANALNVRSEPNLESSILDVLPNGKFVTIQEEQGEWYKILHNGKAGYVQKAFVSNDSQPLVKGITVQNNTKYTVATPKLNVRSNASTSSALLGSLQNGTQLQVVETVGTWYKIRFGTGYGYVAKHYVVQNQTQSQTQTAQPTSIPAVFKFPTQGRISSTFDMRWEQMHYGIDIAAQGNVSIQAAAAGKVVKSYYSASYGNVVFIAHQINGKLYTTVYAHMKDRTVQAGDQVQAGQLVGHMGNTGHSYGQHLHFELHNGEWNFEKTNAVNPLPYLVR, via the coding sequence ATGAATATGAAAGCTACTGCTTTAACAGCAACTACTGTCGCAATTGCTTCTTTACTTCCTTCTATGGGAGAAACAAATGTACAAACAGCCAACGCTGAACAATTATCTAATGTGAAAACTGGATATGTCAAAGTCCATCAAGTAGCCTTACATACAAAAGATAACGCAAATAGCTCATCAATTGATACAATTCGCTTTAATACGAAAGTGAATATACTTGAAACAACTAATGGCTGGTATAAAGTATCTGTTAATAATAAAGTAGGTTACGTACAAAAAGATTCTATCCTACTAAAAAACAAACTTCAATCTAATAATCAATATATCGTCAATGCCAATGCATTAAACGTTCGTTCTGAACCTAATTTAGAATCTTCAATTTTAGATGTATTACCAAATGGGAAATTCGTTACCATTCAAGAAGAACAAGGCGAGTGGTATAAAATTTTACATAATGGCAAAGCAGGTTACGTACAAAAAGCATTCGTATCCAATGATTCACAGCCTTTAGTAAAAGGCATCACAGTACAAAATAATACGAAATACACAGTTGCAACACCTAAACTTAACGTACGTAGCAACGCTAGTACAAGTAGCGCACTACTTGGTTCATTACAAAATGGTACACAATTACAAGTAGTGGAAACTGTAGGAACTTGGTATAAAATTCGTTTTGGCACAGGATACGGATATGTGGCAAAGCATTATGTGGTGCAAAATCAAACGCAATCACAAACTCAAACAGCTCAACCTACTTCCATTCCAGCAGTTTTCAAATTCCCTACTCAAGGAAGAATTAGCTCAACCTTTGATATGCGCTGGGAACAAATGCATTATGGTATAGATATCGCAGCTCAGGGTAATGTCTCTATCCAGGCAGCGGCTGCAGGTAAAGTCGTGAAATCATATTATTCAGCTAGCTATGGCAATGTTGTGTTCATCGCCCATCAAATAAACGGGAAATTATATACAACAGTCTATGCTCACATGAAAGATCGCACTGTACAAGCTGGTGATCAAGTACAAGCTGGACAATTAGTAGGTCATATGGGAAACACAGGTCATTCATACGGGCAACATCTTCATTTTGAATTGCACAATGGAGAATGGAATTTTGAAAAGACAAATGCAGTAAACCCACTGCCATATTTAGTTAGGTAA
- the tenA gene encoding thiaminase II gives MKFCDRLLETVQPVWEMSHNHPFVVGMGDGTLEKDKFQYYIIQDYLYLLDYAKLYAIGVVKATNPQVMGKFAEQIDGILNGEMTIHKQYAKRLGISIEEIESAKPSAKNLAYTNYMMSVSQNGTLAELIAALLPCMWSYWEIGKRLNDIPGARDHEFFGEWIQGYSSEEYGNLCIWLIDLLNEMAVGKSEKELDRLEEIFLYSSRFEYLFWDMSYRKEMWGFEEQEHTTVS, from the coding sequence ATGAAATTTTGCGATAGATTATTAGAAACTGTACAACCAGTTTGGGAGATGAGTCATAATCATCCGTTTGTAGTAGGTATGGGGGATGGTACGTTAGAAAAAGATAAGTTTCAGTATTATATTATTCAAGATTATTTATATCTGCTAGATTATGCAAAGCTATATGCTATTGGCGTTGTAAAGGCAACGAATCCACAAGTAATGGGGAAATTTGCTGAACAAATTGATGGAATATTAAATGGAGAAATGACAATCCATAAACAGTATGCAAAAAGACTTGGAATTTCTATAGAGGAGATAGAGTCTGCAAAGCCATCTGCTAAAAATTTAGCTTATACAAATTACATGATGTCTGTATCTCAAAATGGCACACTTGCAGAATTAATAGCAGCACTTCTTCCGTGTATGTGGAGCTACTGGGAAATTGGAAAGCGTTTAAATGATATTCCTGGAGCAAGGGATCATGAATTTTTTGGTGAGTGGATTCAAGGATATAGTTCTGAAGAGTACGGCAACCTCTGTATTTGGTTAATCGATTTATTAAATGAAATGGCAGTTGGAAAGTCTGAAAAAGAGCTAGACCGATTAGAGGAGATTTTCCTATATTCCAGTCGATTTGAATATTTATTCTGGGATATGTCCTATCGTAAGGAGATGTGGGGATTTGAGGAGCAAGAACATACTACAGTTTCATAA
- a CDS encoding ABC transporter ATP-binding protein has translation MRSKNILQFHNVSFHYDEKPIINELNASIQDKEFVSIIGPSGCGKSTLFRLITGLEEASTGQIELTETKSHPVGYMPQKDMLLPWRTIIENAALPLECQGVQKKEAQIKAKELLQKFGLQGYETKYPKDLSGGMRQRVSFIRTLLTGGEILLLDEPFSALDALTKASLQEWLFEQWKEWEKTILFITHDVEEALFLSNRIFVVENQPITTLTERIVPLDRNRTRKDLYKPEVLALKDELLSMLQRQVLV, from the coding sequence TTGAGGAGCAAGAACATACTACAGTTTCATAATGTTTCTTTTCATTATGATGAGAAGCCAATCATCAATGAATTAAATGCTTCTATACAAGATAAAGAGTTTGTAAGTATTATCGGACCGAGTGGTTGCGGAAAAAGTACTTTATTTCGCCTTATTACAGGTTTGGAAGAAGCAAGTACGGGACAGATAGAGCTGACAGAAACAAAGAGCCACCCTGTAGGGTATATGCCCCAAAAAGATATGCTCTTGCCGTGGAGAACGATTATTGAGAATGCTGCCTTGCCGCTAGAGTGCCAAGGTGTACAGAAGAAAGAAGCACAAATAAAGGCAAAGGAACTGTTACAGAAATTTGGTTTACAAGGGTATGAGACAAAATATCCGAAAGATTTATCTGGTGGTATGAGACAACGCGTATCTTTTATTCGAACTTTATTAACAGGTGGAGAGATATTGCTCTTAGATGAACCGTTTAGCGCATTGGATGCTTTAACGAAGGCATCTTTGCAGGAATGGCTGTTTGAACAATGGAAAGAGTGGGAAAAAACAATTTTATTTATCACTCATGATGTGGAAGAAGCATTGTTTCTTTCTAATCGAATTTTCGTTGTAGAAAATCAACCGATAACTACTTTAACCGAGAGGATTGTACCGCTTGATCGTAATCGAACAAGAAAAGATTTATATAAGCCTGAAGTGTTAGCGCTTAAAGATGAGCTACTTAGTATGTTACAAAGGCAGGTACTTGTATAA
- a CDS encoding ABC transporter permease — MSRLKELIPALTLSSILLTMWEVGARIVDEMYILPSPSAIVMKIWKLKDILFTVHLPATLYVVLIGVVISVVLGVGLAMLMNASSWMERAFYPLLVASQTIPITALAPLFVLWFGYTIWSKVVVTVLITFFPIAVNTYDGLRSTKKEWEELLVTYGATKKDVFLKLKLPSALPYFFSALKIAVPLSVIGAAIGEWLGAQAGLGYFSKRMMTQLDGAGVFAPIVLLSLLAIFFVILISVLEKKFISWRKHS, encoded by the coding sequence ATGAGCCGTTTGAAAGAATTAATTCCTGCCCTTACGCTTTCTAGTATTTTACTTACTATGTGGGAAGTAGGAGCAAGAATTGTAGATGAAATGTACATTTTACCGTCACCATCTGCAATTGTAATGAAAATATGGAAACTAAAAGATATATTATTTACGGTTCATTTGCCGGCAACATTATATGTCGTTTTAATAGGTGTTGTTATTTCTGTTGTATTAGGTGTAGGGCTAGCGATGTTAATGAATGCGAGTTCATGGATGGAGAGAGCATTTTATCCATTATTAGTTGCTTCACAAACGATTCCTATTACAGCGCTCGCTCCGCTTTTCGTTTTATGGTTTGGATATACGATTTGGAGTAAGGTCGTTGTTACAGTTTTAATTACGTTTTTCCCAATTGCGGTCAATACGTATGACGGGCTACGCAGTACGAAAAAAGAATGGGAAGAGCTTTTAGTTACGTACGGGGCAACGAAAAAAGATGTTTTTCTTAAATTAAAATTGCCGTCTGCTCTTCCTTATTTTTTCTCAGCTTTAAAAATTGCAGTTCCGCTTAGTGTAATTGGGGCAGCAATTGGTGAATGGCTCGGAGCACAAGCGGGGCTAGGATATTTCAGTAAGAGAATGATGACACAGTTAGACGGAGCAGGTGTATTTGCACCCATTGTATTGTTATCATTATTAGCTATTTTCTTCGTCATCCTTATTTCGGTATTAGAAAAGAAATTCATTAGTTGGAGGAAGCATTCATGA
- a CDS encoding ABC transporter substrate-binding protein, with product MKFLKRIFVFTLLVAMIAGCSSNSASDKSKKEKEITVMLDWYPNAVHSFIYAAIEKGYFKEEGVKVNIKFPSNPTDPLTLAAAGKVTVGLYYQPDVVMAKANEQIPVKSIGAVVRSPLNHVVSLKSAGIQSPKDLEGKTVGYFGTPLSEMYLKTMVKEAGGNPDTVKVVDVGFDLVPALITKKVDAVTGAYINHEVPVMRHEGHEPAYFNPADYGVPNYHELVFVTGDKTLKKDKEALQAFLRGAKKGYDFMKKNPDEALNILLNHQEKENFPLVPEVEKESMKILLEKMETKDEPFLSDSKESWEKQNKWLKDKGMTKEIVPANELFENILK from the coding sequence ATGAAATTTTTAAAACGCATCTTTGTGTTTACATTATTAGTTGCAATGATTGCTGGATGTTCTAGTAATTCAGCATCAGATAAGAGTAAAAAAGAAAAAGAAATAACGGTCATGCTGGATTGGTACCCAAATGCGGTACATAGCTTTATTTATGCAGCAATTGAAAAAGGTTACTTTAAAGAAGAAGGAGTAAAGGTGAATATTAAATTCCCTTCCAATCCGACTGATCCATTAACGTTAGCAGCTGCAGGAAAAGTAACGGTTGGCTTATATTATCAGCCAGATGTTGTTATGGCAAAAGCAAACGAACAAATTCCGGTGAAATCAATTGGAGCTGTCGTACGTTCCCCATTAAATCATGTTGTATCGCTGAAGTCTGCAGGCATTCAATCGCCAAAAGATTTAGAGGGGAAAACAGTTGGATATTTTGGAACACCTTTAAGTGAGATGTATTTAAAAACGATGGTAAAAGAAGCTGGCGGTAATCCAGATACAGTGAAAGTAGTCGATGTTGGCTTTGATTTAGTACCAGCATTAATTACGAAAAAAGTGGATGCGGTAACAGGGGCATACATTAACCATGAAGTACCTGTTATGCGTCATGAAGGTCATGAACCAGCATACTTTAATCCAGCAGATTATGGTGTACCGAATTATCATGAGCTTGTATTTGTAACGGGTGATAAAACGTTGAAAAAAGATAAAGAAGCGTTGCAAGCTTTCTTACGTGGTGCGAAAAAAGGTTATGATTTCATGAAGAAAAATCCAGATGAAGCATTAAATATTTTATTAAATCATCAAGAAAAAGAAAACTTCCCACTTGTACCAGAAGTTGAAAAAGAAAGCATGAAAATTTTATTAGAGAAGATGGAAACGAAAGATGAGCCATTCTTATCAGATTCAAAAGAGTCATGGGAGAAACAAAATAAATGGTTGAAAGACAAAGGAATGACGAAAGAAATCGTTCCAGCCAATGAGCTATTCGAAAACATTTTAAAGTAG
- the tenI gene encoding thiazole tautomerase TenI produces the protein MKNELHVISNGHMSFEELVSVAMQIESEIDYLHIREREKSTKELYEGVESLLKKGFPASKLVINDRIDIAILLNIPRVQLGYRSTDVRSVKEKFSYLHVGYSVHSLEEAIEAFKNGADSLVYGHVFPTECKKGVPARGLEEISDIARSLSIPIIAIGGITPENTKDILASEVSGIAVMSGIVSSSNPYSKAKSYKESIRKWAEKHV, from the coding sequence ATGAAAAATGAGCTTCATGTAATCTCAAATGGTCACATGTCATTCGAAGAGTTAGTGAGTGTAGCGATGCAAATTGAGAGTGAGATTGATTATTTGCATATTCGTGAGCGTGAGAAAAGTACGAAGGAATTGTATGAAGGTGTGGAAAGTCTTTTGAAAAAAGGCTTTCCAGCATCAAAGCTTGTTATCAATGATCGAATTGATATTGCTATTTTATTAAATATCCCGCGTGTACAGCTAGGGTACCGAAGCACAGATGTAAGGTCAGTGAAAGAAAAGTTTTCTTATTTGCATGTCGGTTATTCCGTACATTCTTTAGAAGAGGCGATAGAGGCTTTTAAGAACGGGGCTGATTCGCTCGTTTATGGTCATGTATTCCCGACAGAGTGTAAAAAAGGTGTGCCAGCGAGAGGGTTAGAGGAAATTTCGGACATTGCAAGGAGCTTATCGATACCAATTATAGCTATTGGAGGGATTACTCCTGAAAACACAAAGGATATTTTGGCAAGTGAAGTAAGTGGTATTGCTGTTATGTCTGGAATTGTAAGTAGTAGTAACCCGTATAGCAAAGCGAAATCTTATAAGGAATCAATAAGAAAGTGGGCGGAAAAACATGTGTAA
- the thiO gene encoding glycine oxidase ThiO has product MCKKYDVAIIGGGVIGSSVAHFLAERGHKVAIVEKQQIASEASKAAAGLLGVQAEWDEYDPLFDLARESRAIFPQLAEVLREKTGIDIGYEEKGIYRIAQNEDEKERILHIMDWQQKTGEDSYFLTGDRLREQEPYLSESIIGAVYYPKDGHVIAPELTKAFAHSAAISGADIYEQTEVFDIRIENKKVIGIVTSEGMISCEKVVIAGGSWSTKLLGYFHREWGTYPVKGEVVAVKSRKQLLKAPIFQERFYIAPKRGGRYVIGATMKPHTFNKTVQPESITSILERAYTILPALKEAEWESTWAGLRPQSNHEAPYMGEHEEIKGLYACTGHYRNGILLSPVSGQYMADLIEGKQENHLLDSLLSKTV; this is encoded by the coding sequence ATGTGTAAGAAGTATGATGTAGCGATAATTGGCGGTGGTGTAATTGGTAGTTCAGTTGCACATTTTCTAGCAGAAAGAGGCCATAAAGTAGCGATTGTAGAGAAGCAACAGATTGCATCTGAAGCCTCGAAAGCAGCCGCTGGTTTACTTGGGGTGCAGGCAGAATGGGATGAATATGACCCGCTATTTGACCTTGCTAGAGAAAGCCGTGCTATATTTCCACAACTTGCAGAAGTTTTACGTGAAAAAACAGGCATTGATATTGGGTATGAAGAGAAAGGAATTTATCGCATTGCTCAAAATGAAGATGAGAAGGAAAGAATTCTTCACATTATGGATTGGCAACAGAAAACAGGTGAAGATTCTTACTTTCTAACAGGAGATCGTTTACGAGAGCAAGAGCCGTATCTATCTGAGTCAATTATAGGTGCTGTATATTATCCAAAAGATGGCCATGTTATTGCGCCAGAGCTTACGAAAGCATTCGCGCATTCTGCGGCAATTTCCGGTGCAGATATATATGAGCAAACAGAAGTGTTTGATATTCGTATTGAAAATAAGAAAGTGATTGGGATTGTTACAAGTGAAGGTATGATCTCGTGCGAGAAAGTTGTTATTGCCGGTGGTTCATGGAGCACGAAGTTACTAGGTTATTTTCACCGCGAATGGGGTACATATCCAGTTAAAGGAGAAGTAGTAGCAGTAAAAAGTAGAAAACAACTTTTAAAAGCACCTATTTTTCAAGAAAGATTTTACATTGCCCCAAAACGCGGCGGACGTTACGTAATTGGAGCAACGATGAAGCCACATACGTTCAATAAAACTGTGCAACCAGAAAGTATTACTTCTATATTAGAGCGTGCTTATACAATATTACCAGCTTTAAAAGAAGCAGAATGGGAAAGTACGTGGGCAGGGCTAAGACCACAATCGAATCATGAAGCTCCTTATATGGGAGAGCATGAAGAAATAAAAGGTTTATATGCTTGCACGGGCCATTATCGAAACGGTATTTTATTAAGTCCTGTTTCTGGTCAATATATGGCTGATTTAATAGAAGGAAAGCAAGAGAATCACTTGCTAGATTCATTGCTTTCTAAAACGGTTTAG
- the thiS gene encoding sulfur carrier protein ThiS has translation MNLKINGNQIEVPESVKTVAELLTHLELDNRIVVVERNKDILQKDDHTDTSVFDGDQIEIVTFVGGG, from the coding sequence TTGAATTTGAAAATTAATGGTAATCAAATTGAAGTGCCAGAGAGTGTAAAAACAGTAGCCGAGCTACTTACACATTTAGAGTTAGATAACAGAATTGTTGTAGTAGAGCGTAATAAAGATATTTTACAAAAAGATGATCATACAGATACATCTGTTTTTGATGGAGACCAAATTGAGATTGTAACTTTCGTAGGAGGCGGTTGA
- the thiG gene encoding thiazole synthase, protein MLNIGPFSFHSRLLLGTGKFPDFDVQQKAIDVSEAEVLTFAVRRMDIFDAKQPNLLEKLDVKKYKLLPNTAGAKNAEEAVRIAKLAKASGLCDMIKVEVIGDDRTLLPDPVETLRASEMLLEEGFIVLPYTSDDVVLARKLQELGVHAIMPGASPIGSGLGIVNPLNLSFIIEQATVPVIVDAGIGSPADAAFAMELGADGVLLNTAVSGAKDPIKMAQAMKLSIEAGRLGFEAGRIARKRCATASSPLEGMSVVE, encoded by the coding sequence ATGTTAAACATTGGACCATTTTCATTTCATTCTAGACTTTTATTAGGAACAGGAAAATTCCCTGATTTTGATGTACAGCAAAAGGCAATTGATGTATCTGAGGCTGAGGTTCTAACCTTCGCAGTACGTCGTATGGATATATTTGATGCAAAGCAGCCTAATTTATTAGAGAAACTTGATGTAAAAAAATATAAGTTATTACCGAATACAGCTGGAGCAAAAAATGCTGAAGAAGCTGTTCGTATTGCAAAATTAGCAAAAGCTTCAGGGCTTTGCGACATGATTAAAGTAGAAGTTATAGGTGATGATAGAACGTTATTACCTGATCCGGTAGAAACATTGAGAGCATCTGAAATGTTATTAGAGGAAGGATTTATCGTACTTCCATATACATCTGATGATGTTGTATTAGCACGTAAATTACAAGAACTAGGTGTGCATGCAATTATGCCAGGAGCATCACCAATCGGTTCAGGGCTTGGTATTGTAAATCCATTAAATTTAAGTTTTATTATTGAACAAGCGACAGTGCCAGTTATCGTTGACGCTGGTATCGGTAGCCCAGCTGATGCGGCATTTGCAATGGAATTAGGAGCGGATGGTGTGTTATTAAATACGGCTGTGTCAGGAGCAAAAGATCCTATTAAGATGGCACAAGCAATGAAATTAAGTATTGAGGCAGGACGTTTAGGCTTTGAAGCAGGTCGTATTGCACGTAAACGTTGTGCAACAGCAAGTAGTCCTTTAGAAGGAATGAGCGTAGTTGAATAA
- the thiF gene encoding thiazole biosynthesis adenylyltransferase ThiF — protein sequence MNNRYSRQELFSPIGEEGQQKIRKKHVLIIGAGALGSANAEMFVRAGVGTVTIVDRDYVDWSNLQRQQLYVESDVENNLPKAVAAKKRLEEINSEVRVKALVQDVTAEELEELVTNVNVMIDATDNFETRFIVNDIAQKYSIPWIYGACVGSYGLSYTILPSKTPCLSCLLQSIPLGGATCDTAGIISPAVSLVVSHQVTEALKLLVEDYESLRDGLVSFDVWKNEYSCMNVQKLRKHNCPSCGENALYPYLNKENTSKTAVLCGRNTVQIRPPYKEEMDFERYKELLNDRVNDLNVNPYLLSFSVEEKRLVAFKDGRVLVHGTKDISEAKTVYHRYFG from the coding sequence TTGAATAATCGATATTCTCGCCAAGAATTATTTTCTCCGATTGGGGAGGAAGGCCAGCAAAAGATAAGAAAAAAGCATGTACTCATTATCGGTGCAGGCGCACTAGGTAGTGCAAATGCAGAAATGTTTGTAAGAGCAGGTGTTGGCACAGTAACGATTGTTGATCGTGATTATGTCGATTGGAGTAATTTACAAAGGCAGCAATTGTATGTAGAGAGTGATGTGGAAAATAATCTTCCGAAGGCTGTAGCAGCAAAGAAGCGTCTAGAAGAGATTAATAGTGAAGTAAGAGTAAAAGCGCTCGTTCAAGATGTAACAGCTGAGGAATTAGAAGAGCTTGTTACAAACGTTAATGTAATGATTGATGCAACTGATAATTTCGAAACGCGTTTCATTGTGAATGATATAGCACAAAAATATTCTATTCCATGGATTTACGGAGCATGTGTAGGGAGTTACGGCCTTTCTTACACAATCCTTCCTAGTAAAACGCCATGTTTATCTTGTTTATTACAATCGATTCCGCTTGGCGGGGCGACATGTGATACAGCGGGGATTATATCGCCTGCTGTATCTCTCGTCGTTTCTCATCAAGTAACGGAAGCTCTTAAACTATTAGTGGAAGATTACGAATCACTTCGAGATGGACTTGTATCGTTTGATGTATGGAAGAATGAATATTCATGTATGAATGTGCAAAAGCTTCGTAAACATAATTGCCCTTCGTGCGGAGAGAATGCATTATATCCTTATTTAAACAAAGAAAATACATCGAAAACAGCAGTTTTATGCGGGAGAAATACAGTTCAAATTAGACCACCTTATAAAGAGGAAATGGATTTTGAACGATACAAAGAGCTGCTGAATGATCGTGTAAATGATTTAAATGTAAATCCATATTTATTATCATTTTCTGTGGAAGAAAAGAGATTAGTTGCTTTTAAAGATGGTCGCGTACTTGTACATGGAACGAAAGATATAAGTGAAGCAAAAACAGTTTATCATCGTTATTTTGGATAG
- the thiD gene encoding bifunctional hydroxymethylpyrimidine kinase/phosphomethylpyrimidine kinase — translation MSGMKVNKALTIAGSDSGGGAGIQADLKTFQELGVYGMTAITAITAQNTLGVQGVYPVSLEGITEQLNSIGTDLTPDAVKIGMLFSSEIIQIVAEYINKFGWNNIVLDPVMIAKGGASLLQQEAVQALKEYLLPVATVITPNVPEAEVLTGLEIHNIEDSKEAAKVLHELGAKYVLMKGGHAEYQGNEVIDLLFDGEKFIEFRSERIPSKQTHGSGCTFASAVTAGLAKGYSMEEAVQEAKRFISIAIEEPLHIGSGHGPTNHFAYKMNKAQV, via the coding sequence ATGAGTGGGATGAAAGTAAATAAAGCTTTAACAATTGCAGGATCTGATAGCGGTGGCGGTGCCGGCATTCAAGCAGATTTAAAAACATTTCAAGAGCTTGGCGTGTATGGGATGACGGCTATTACGGCAATTACTGCTCAAAATACGCTTGGCGTTCAAGGGGTATATCCAGTTTCGTTAGAAGGTATTACGGAACAGTTGAATTCAATTGGTACGGATTTAACACCAGATGCTGTAAAAATAGGTATGTTATTTAGCAGCGAAATTATTCAAATTGTAGCAGAATATATTAATAAATTTGGCTGGAATAATATTGTACTAGACCCTGTTATGATTGCTAAGGGCGGAGCATCATTATTACAACAAGAAGCAGTACAAGCATTAAAAGAATATTTATTACCGGTAGCAACTGTTATCACACCGAATGTTCCAGAAGCAGAAGTGTTAACGGGGCTGGAAATTCATAACATTGAAGATAGTAAAGAAGCTGCAAAAGTACTGCATGAATTAGGTGCGAAATATGTACTTATGAAGGGCGGACATGCAGAATATCAAGGTAATGAAGTAATTGATTTACTCTTTGATGGAGAAAAGTTTATTGAATTTAGAAGTGAGCGAATTCCTTCAAAGCAAACACACGGAAGCGGCTGTACATTTGCTTCAGCAGTTACAGCAGGGCTTGCGAAAGGCTACTCGATGGAAGAGGCAGTTCAAGAGGCAAAACGATTTATTAGTATAGCAATTGAAGAGCCGTTGCATATTGGAAGTGGTCATGGACCGACGAATCATTTTGCATACAAAATGAATAAAGCACAAGTGTAA
- a CDS encoding SipW-dependent-type signal peptide-containing protein yields the protein MLDVVMIGIFVVLVASMVSLASWSDKVVKEGKQS from the coding sequence ATGTTAGATGTTGTAATGATCGGGATTTTTGTTGTGTTAGTTGCATCAATGGTAAGTCTTGCAAGTTGGTCAGATAAAGTTGTGAAAGAAGGGAAGCAATCATGA
- the kdpF gene encoding K(+)-transporting ATPase subunit F — protein MTIALSIIVAAITVYLVYALLNPEKF, from the coding sequence ATGACGATTGCTTTATCGATTATTGTTGCAGCAATTACGGTGTACTTAGTTTATGCATTATTAAATCCGGAAAAGTTTTAA